One window of the Burkholderia sp. FERM BP-3421 genome contains the following:
- a CDS encoding NADPH-dependent FMN reductase gives MTYRIAVVVGSLRRESINRALAHAVISLAPDDFTFEFADIGALPLYSQDYDADFPEPARRFKQQIEAAQGLLFVTPEYNRSVPGVLKNALDWGSRPYGGNVWAGKPGAVLGTSPGATGTALSQQHLRNVLAYLDVATLAQPEMFIKHDAARIDAQGNIVSDDTRQFLQRFVDRYADWVRRHASV, from the coding sequence ATGACGTATCGAATTGCAGTAGTGGTCGGCAGCTTGCGGCGCGAATCGATCAACCGGGCGCTCGCGCATGCGGTGATCTCGCTCGCGCCGGACGATTTCACCTTCGAATTCGCCGACATCGGCGCCCTGCCGCTGTACAGCCAGGACTACGACGCCGACTTCCCGGAACCCGCCCGCCGTTTCAAACAGCAGATCGAGGCCGCGCAGGGCCTGCTGTTCGTCACGCCCGAATACAACCGCTCGGTGCCGGGCGTGCTGAAGAACGCGCTCGACTGGGGTTCGCGCCCGTACGGCGGCAATGTCTGGGCGGGCAAGCCGGGAGCGGTGCTGGGCACGTCGCCGGGGGCGACCGGCACGGCGCTGTCGCAGCAGCATCTGCGCAACGTGCTTGCCTATCTCGACGTCGCGACGCTCGCGCAGCCCGAGATGTTCATCAAGCACGATGCCGCGCGCATCGATGCACAGGGCAACATCGTCAGCGACGATACGCGCCAGTTCCTGCAGCGCTTCGTCGATCGCTACGCCGACTGGGTGCGGCGCCACGCGAGCGTGTAA
- a CDS encoding zf-HC2 domain-containing protein, protein MLLGKCKDITRLLSDGLDRALTTGEQWRVRVHLPSCSGCRNYRRQIALLRRAVRVASGRETGEGD, encoded by the coding sequence ATGCTGCTGGGGAAATGTAAGGACATCACCCGTCTGCTGTCGGACGGACTCGACCGCGCGCTGACCACGGGCGAGCAGTGGCGCGTGCGCGTGCATCTGCCGAGTTGCAGCGGATGTCGCAACTATCGACGGCAGATCGCGCTGCTGCGCCGGGCGGTGCGTGTCGCGAGCGGAAGGGAGACGGGGGAGGGGGACTGA
- a CDS encoding RNA polymerase factor sigma-70 gives MQPARAAHDNPTYLAQLRRDLLRFARLQLRDADAAEDAVQEALAAAWSQADRFEGQSAHKTWVFGILRNKLIDTMRMRRRTINASALEAELEIESLFDRELFKDNGHWSPHAKPRPWPRPETLLQQRQFWTLFDACLDHLPEQIGRVFMMREFLGFEIEDICGELALTANHCSVLLYRARTRLRTCLTEKGLTTEDAAGEM, from the coding sequence ATGCAACCCGCGCGCGCCGCGCACGACAACCCGACCTATCTCGCGCAACTGCGCCGCGACCTGCTGCGATTCGCGCGCCTTCAATTGCGCGACGCCGACGCGGCCGAAGACGCCGTGCAGGAGGCGCTCGCCGCCGCCTGGAGCCAGGCCGACCGTTTCGAAGGGCAATCGGCCCACAAGACCTGGGTCTTCGGAATCCTGCGCAACAAGCTGATCGACACGATGCGGATGCGGCGACGGACCATCAACGCGTCGGCGCTCGAAGCGGAGCTGGAAATCGAATCGCTGTTCGACCGCGAGCTGTTCAAGGACAACGGCCACTGGAGCCCGCACGCGAAGCCGCGGCCGTGGCCCCGCCCGGAGACCTTGCTCCAGCAGCGGCAGTTCTGGACGCTGTTCGATGCGTGCCTCGACCACCTGCCCGAGCAGATCGGGCGCGTTTTCATGATGCGCGAGTTCCTCGGCTTCGAGATCGAGGACATCTGCGGCGAGCTGGCGCTGACCGCAAACCATTGCAGCGTGCTGCTGTATCGCGCGCGGACCCGCCTGCGTACCTGCCTCACCGAAAAAGGCCTGACAACCGAAGATGCTGCTGGGGAAATGTAA